Proteins encoded by one window of uncultured Draconibacterium sp.:
- a CDS encoding alkaline phosphatase translates to MLHKTFIFLAFCAFSFGTFAQDAYLNAESEDTDKTYQGEEPYKVKMYTQKFKAEKPKNIIFLIGDGMGVSQVFAGITANQGKLFIENCRHIGFSKTQSASDYITDSAAGGTALSCGVKTYNGAIGVDADTVKVKSILEEAEDQGLATGLVSTSAITHATPASFIAHQSSRNMYEEIAADFLNTDVDVFIGGGLSHFIARKDGRNLVNELKEKGYTVENDINKIAKIKKGKLAGLTAQVHNPRMNERGDMLPVATETALNILDDNDKGFFLMVEGSQIDWGGHASSTVYIVEDMLDFDQTVGEAIKFAAKDGETLVLVTADHETGGMALTGGDMTTGMVKAAYPTTSHTAVMVPVFAYGPGAEEFIGIMENTDVHDKMKKLLLGK, encoded by the coding sequence ATGTTACACAAGACTTTTATATTTTTAGCCTTTTGCGCTTTTTCTTTCGGAACATTTGCGCAAGATGCCTATCTAAATGCCGAATCAGAGGATACCGACAAAACTTACCAGGGTGAAGAACCTTACAAAGTGAAAATGTATACTCAGAAGTTTAAAGCTGAAAAGCCCAAAAATATCATTTTCTTAATTGGTGACGGTATGGGAGTTAGCCAGGTTTTCGCCGGAATTACAGCCAATCAGGGCAAACTATTTATTGAGAACTGCCGCCACATTGGATTCTCGAAAACCCAGTCGGCCAGCGATTACATTACCGACTCGGCAGCTGGTGGAACAGCTTTATCATGTGGTGTTAAAACATACAACGGAGCAATTGGTGTTGATGCCGATACCGTTAAAGTAAAATCAATTCTTGAAGAAGCCGAAGATCAAGGGTTGGCAACTGGTCTGGTTTCAACATCTGCAATTACGCATGCCACACCGGCATCGTTTATTGCACATCAGTCCAGTAGAAATATGTATGAAGAAATTGCTGCTGACTTTCTCAATACTGATGTTGATGTATTTATTGGCGGCGGACTTTCACATTTTATTGCTCGCAAAGATGGAAGAAACCTGGTAAACGAATTGAAGGAAAAAGGATACACAGTTGAGAACGATATTAACAAAATTGCCAAAATTAAAAAAGGGAAACTTGCCGGATTAACAGCACAAGTACACAACCCACGCATGAATGAACGTGGCGACATGTTGCCGGTTGCTACTGAAACAGCTTTGAATATTCTTGACGACAACGACAAAGGATTTTTCCTTATGGTTGAGGGTTCTCAAATCGACTGGGGCGGACATGCCAGCAGCACCGTTTATATTGTTGAAGACATGCTTGATTTTGACCAAACTGTTGGCGAGGCGATAAAATTTGCAGCAAAAGATGGCGAGACACTGGTTTTGGTAACAGCCGACCACGAAACAGGAGGCATGGCACTTACCGGTGGAGACATGACCACAGGAATGGTAAAAGCAGCTTACCCAACTACTAGTCATACAGCTGTAATGGTTCCGGTTTTTGCTTACGGCCCCGGCGCTGAAGAATTTATTGGAATCATGGAAAACACTGATGTTCACGACAAAATGAAAAAATTGCTACTTGGCAAATAG
- a CDS encoding bile acid:sodium symporter family protein, producing MKEGLEVLDYVRLNFSPTGLLALNITIAFIMFGVALDIKIEHFKQLVMRPKSVVIGVISQFVLLPAVTFLFVLALNPTPTVALGMLLIASCPGGNISNFMSALAKGNLALSVSLTAIATLAATFMTPINFAIWGDLFINFYNNTGAGDYLVPIKIDFFQMVQTVIILLGIPVVAGLLVAQYFPVLTHRIKKPIRKISIVIFIGFVIALLSANFENFKNFIHLIFLIVLIHNALALFAGFGISSVFRLPKVDKRTITIETGIQNSALALVLMFNPKIFPPELELGGMTIIAAWWGVWHILSGFAVSSFMARFKLNR from the coding sequence ATGAAAGAAGGACTGGAAGTTCTCGACTATGTCAGGCTAAATTTTTCCCCAACAGGTTTATTAGCACTTAACATTACAATTGCATTCATCATGTTCGGTGTTGCGCTTGATATTAAAATAGAACATTTTAAGCAACTGGTTATGCGTCCAAAGTCGGTTGTTATAGGCGTTATATCACAATTCGTACTTCTTCCGGCAGTTACCTTTTTGTTTGTATTAGCATTAAATCCTACTCCAACAGTTGCACTTGGTATGCTGTTAATTGCATCGTGCCCCGGAGGAAACATCTCAAACTTTATGAGTGCTCTGGCAAAAGGGAACCTCGCACTATCGGTAAGTTTAACAGCCATTGCCACACTAGCTGCCACTTTTATGACACCGATTAACTTCGCCATTTGGGGAGACCTATTCATTAACTTTTACAACAATACAGGTGCCGGCGACTACCTTGTTCCCATCAAAATCGATTTCTTTCAAATGGTGCAAACCGTTATAATATTACTTGGCATACCTGTTGTTGCAGGATTACTGGTGGCACAATACTTCCCGGTATTAACGCATAGAATAAAAAAACCTATCCGAAAAATATCAATTGTAATTTTTATTGGCTTTGTAATTGCATTACTAAGTGCCAATTTCGAAAATTTTAAAAATTTTATTCATCTTATTTTCCTTATTGTTCTCATTCATAATGCCCTGGCACTGTTCGCGGGATTTGGCATCAGCAGTGTGTTCCGGTTGCCCAAAGTCGATAAACGTACGATTACGATAGAAACCGGCATCCAAAATTCAGCACTGGCACTGGTACTCATGTTTAATCCTAAAATATTCCCTCCTGAGCTTGAACTTGGCGGTATGACAATTATTGCAGCCTGGTGGGGTGTTTGGCATATTTTAAGCGGTTTTGCCGTATCTTCGTTTATGGCACGTTTTAAATTAAACAGATAA
- a CDS encoding 1-acyl-sn-glycerol-3-phosphate acyltransferase, which translates to MKYEKWSLGYWLLKQYIRFVDWIIHDKTILTGEPYIPKNKPILFAPNHQNALSDPMAILLHTRFQPVWLARADIFKPGIITLALRFLKIMPVYRMRDGKDQLAKNEKTFADSIKVLENNCALALFPEAAHSAKRQMLSHKKAVPRIVFQAEEKAHNNLDIHIVPTGIYYSSYWKFNRTVLVNFGQPIKVNDFLEAYQANPSAATLALRDALEKAIEPLTLNIKSKEHYESFELIRSVYGKAHTIISGQKPNFVNRFTTDQLLVKKLDELEVANSKRTEEICKATKNYETKLRKHGLRSWLVEHPENNFLKLALNKLFLLITLPVFAFGFLFNAIPFLAIDTIVRKKIKDFAFWSSFSLVLGFTVFPIVYLLELWAVSAWLPLWWHKLLFLVSLPFAGKLGFRWYILLLKTIGRGRLFFLKAFKKQEWQNLKNQQEQLFNELNKLS; encoded by the coding sequence ATGAAATACGAAAAGTGGTCGTTGGGATACTGGCTGTTAAAGCAGTATATCCGTTTTGTCGACTGGATTATTCATGATAAAACTATTTTAACCGGCGAACCTTATATCCCGAAAAACAAACCTATTCTTTTTGCACCAAACCATCAGAATGCGTTAAGCGATCCGATGGCGATTCTATTACACACGCGTTTTCAGCCGGTGTGGCTGGCACGTGCCGATATTTTTAAACCCGGTATTATAACACTCGCATTACGTTTTCTGAAAATAATGCCCGTTTACCGCATGCGCGACGGCAAAGATCAGCTGGCAAAAAATGAAAAAACCTTTGCCGACTCGATAAAAGTATTGGAGAATAACTGTGCATTGGCCCTTTTCCCGGAAGCAGCACACTCAGCAAAACGACAAATGTTATCGCACAAAAAAGCGGTTCCGCGCATTGTCTTTCAAGCCGAAGAAAAAGCCCACAATAACCTGGATATTCACATTGTGCCAACCGGCATTTATTACAGCAGTTACTGGAAATTTAATCGCACAGTTTTGGTGAATTTTGGTCAACCAATTAAGGTGAACGATTTTCTGGAAGCATATCAGGCAAATCCAAGCGCGGCAACTCTTGCACTGCGCGATGCGCTTGAAAAAGCAATTGAGCCGCTTACTTTAAATATTAAAAGTAAAGAGCATTACGAGAGTTTTGAGCTCATCCGGTCGGTTTACGGGAAAGCACATACCATAATAAGTGGACAAAAACCTAATTTTGTGAATCGCTTCACAACCGATCAACTTCTGGTAAAAAAGCTTGATGAACTGGAAGTAGCAAACAGCAAGAGAACCGAAGAGATTTGCAAGGCTACAAAAAACTACGAAACAAAGCTGCGAAAACACGGCTTACGCTCGTGGCTGGTTGAACATCCGGAAAATAATTTCCTGAAACTGGCACTGAATAAATTGTTTTTACTGATAACCCTGCCGGTTTTTGCTTTTGGATTTCTGTTTAATGCCATTCCGTTCCTAGCAATCGACACAATTGTACGCAAAAAAATAAAAGATTTTGCCTTTTGGAGTTCATTCTCATTGGTATTGGGATTCACCGTCTTCCCCATCGTTTATTTGCTCGAACTTTGGGCAGTATCAGCCTGGCTCCCTTTGTGGTGGCACAAACTGTTGTTTTTAGTTTCGTTGCCTTTTGCAGGAAAACTGGGATTTCGCTGGTACATTCTTTTACTAAAAACAATCGGTAGAGGCCGGCTTTTCTTTTTAAAAGCATTTAAAAAACAAGAGTGGCAAAACTTAAAAAATCAACAGGAACAACTTTTTAACGAACTGAATAAACTAAGCTAA
- a CDS encoding DNA alkylation repair protein, which translates to MADKLKDILFPLEKVQLFASVLKDVYPSFQSEEFVATVCDKDWPERELKEKMRHTTLCLHKFLPQNFEKAVELLVAIVPKVTGFEAIVLPDYVEVYGQEHRDIALPALGELTKCGSSEFAIRPFLNKDLEGAMKYMLSWADNDDFKVRRFASEGCRPRLPWASGVPALKKDPSLILPILEKLKDDPEEFVRKSVANNLNDISKDHPELVLDICEHWQGKSKNTDWIIKHACRTLLKQGNKRAMLLFGFANPELMKVEDFELSNTSPAIGDDISFSFKLELDTKEEQKVRIEYIVHYVKASGKTSPKVFQIKEVEMKPGLHIINKKHTFKNMSTRKHYPGEHTFEIIINGDVKASAKLQLS; encoded by the coding sequence ATGGCCGACAAACTTAAAGACATCCTGTTTCCGTTGGAGAAAGTTCAACTTTTTGCCAGCGTTTTAAAAGATGTTTATCCATCCTTTCAATCGGAAGAATTTGTTGCCACAGTATGCGACAAAGACTGGCCGGAGCGTGAGCTGAAAGAGAAAATGCGACATACAACTTTATGTCTCCACAAGTTCCTGCCACAAAATTTTGAAAAAGCTGTTGAATTACTGGTTGCCATTGTACCAAAAGTTACCGGTTTCGAGGCCATTGTTTTGCCCGATTATGTTGAAGTGTACGGCCAGGAACACAGGGATATTGCATTGCCGGCACTAGGAGAACTGACCAAATGCGGAAGCTCGGAATTTGCGATCAGGCCGTTTTTAAATAAAGACCTGGAAGGTGCCATGAAATACATGCTTTCTTGGGCCGATAACGATGATTTTAAAGTAAGACGCTTTGCCAGCGAAGGATGTCGTCCACGACTGCCCTGGGCATCGGGAGTGCCGGCATTGAAAAAAGACCCGTCGCTGATACTACCGATTCTGGAGAAATTAAAAGACGACCCGGAAGAGTTTGTGCGTAAAAGTGTGGCCAATAACCTGAACGATATTTCAAAAGATCACCCGGAACTGGTGCTTGATATTTGTGAACATTGGCAGGGCAAATCAAAAAACACCGACTGGATTATAAAACATGCTTGCCGCACTTTGTTAAAGCAGGGAAACAAAAGAGCGATGCTGTTGTTTGGCTTTGCCAATCCGGAACTGATGAAAGTGGAGGATTTTGAGCTGTCAAACACCTCGCCGGCAATTGGCGATGACATTTCGTTTAGCTTCAAACTGGAGCTCGATACCAAAGAAGAACAAAAGGTACGTATTGAATACATCGTTCACTATGTAAAAGCCAGTGGCAAAACATCGCCCAAAGTTTTTCAGATTAAAGAAGTGGAAATGAAACCGGGCTTACATATAATAAACAAAAAACACACATTCAAAAATATGTCGACCCGCAAACATTATCCCGGCGAGCACACCTTCGAAATTATCATTAACGGCGATGTGAAAGCTTCTGCCAAACTCCAACTCAGTTAA
- a CDS encoding GNAT family N-acetyltransferase has translation MDIDIRKATEEDFPAIFGLIQELAEFEKGLDKVSNTLEQMYEQKDLFECYVAETKNKEIVGMALYFFTYYTWVGKSFYLEDLYVKQAWRGKGLGTQLMDKMIEIAKAENCKRFRLQVLHWNEPAIKLYEKSGFTVDKTWYNCDIHNL, from the coding sequence ATGGATATTGATATAAGAAAAGCGACAGAAGAAGATTTCCCGGCAATTTTCGGGCTCATTCAGGAATTGGCAGAATTTGAAAAAGGCCTCGACAAAGTAAGCAATACGCTGGAACAAATGTACGAGCAGAAAGACTTATTCGAATGTTATGTGGCCGAAACCAAAAACAAGGAAATTGTAGGCATGGCGCTTTACTTTTTCACTTATTACACGTGGGTTGGCAAATCGTTCTACCTCGAAGATTTGTATGTAAAACAAGCCTGGCGAGGCAAAGGATTGGGTACACAATTAATGGACAAAATGATAGAAATTGCGAAAGCTGAAAATTGCAAACGCTTTCGACTGCAGGTGCTTCACTGGAACGAACCGGCAATAAAACTATACGAAAAAAGTGGATTTACTGTGGACAAAACCTGGTACAATTGCGACATTCACAATTTATGA
- a CDS encoding ectonucleotide pyrophosphatase/phosphodiesterase yields MLRIIFLTILIAGLQCSLSAKKKDKAGRPYVVMLSMDAFRWDYPELYNTPNLDSIAKVGVKAKSLEPCFPSKTFPNHYSMATGLYPENHGIVQNNFIDPELGAYRLGDREAVQNADFYGGEPIWVTAEKQGVNAACYFWPGSEAPVKGIYPSVWKKYDGSVPFKARVDSVISWLNKPIEQRPHLIMWYLQEPDGVSHEYGPKSKETKEMVESIDRLIGYFCREINKLSIADSINLIFTADHGMGEISPEKAISLEEHVKEKWISDVKGANPVLLLRPASKEYVDSIQHALANIKELDCWKKEEVPVRLHYRNNDRIYDVVCAAHPGWSIYWKTKNYGSGGTHGFDPAFKDMHAVFYAAGPAFRKDYIHQSFINVDLYSLLTEILYLKPAKTDGNLKNVKGMLIGKTKKR; encoded by the coding sequence TGTAATGCTTTCGATGGATGCTTTTCGGTGGGATTATCCGGAGCTGTATAACACTCCAAATCTCGATTCAATTGCAAAAGTTGGAGTGAAAGCGAAATCACTGGAGCCTTGTTTCCCCAGTAAAACATTTCCAAATCATTATAGCATGGCCACCGGGCTTTATCCCGAAAATCACGGAATCGTGCAGAATAACTTTATTGATCCTGAATTAGGAGCCTATCGATTGGGCGACCGGGAAGCTGTGCAAAACGCAGATTTTTACGGGGGAGAGCCCATTTGGGTAACTGCAGAAAAGCAAGGAGTTAATGCGGCATGTTATTTTTGGCCGGGCTCGGAAGCACCCGTTAAAGGAATTTATCCGTCGGTGTGGAAAAAATACGATGGTTCGGTACCTTTTAAAGCCCGTGTTGATTCTGTTATTTCATGGTTGAATAAACCGATAGAACAAAGGCCACATCTGATTATGTGGTATTTGCAGGAGCCCGATGGAGTTAGTCATGAATATGGACCAAAAAGTAAGGAAACCAAAGAAATGGTGGAATCTATTGATCGGTTGATTGGTTATTTCTGCCGTGAAATAAATAAACTTTCTATTGCAGATTCTATCAATCTTATTTTTACTGCCGATCATGGAATGGGAGAAATCTCTCCTGAAAAAGCTATTTCGTTGGAAGAACATGTGAAAGAGAAATGGATTTCGGATGTTAAAGGTGCAAATCCTGTATTGTTGTTACGTCCAGCATCAAAGGAATATGTTGATTCTATTCAGCACGCATTGGCTAATATAAAGGAACTCGATTGCTGGAAAAAGGAAGAGGTTCCTGTTCGGCTACATTACCGTAATAATGATCGGATTTATGATGTGGTTTGTGCCGCTCATCCCGGATGGAGTATATACTGGAAAACAAAAAACTATGGAAGTGGAGGTACCCATGGTTTTGATCCGGCTTTTAAAGACATGCACGCGGTTTTTTATGCCGCTGGCCCGGCGTTTCGTAAGGACTATATCCATCAATCGTTTATAAATGTGGATTTGTATTCACTTCTGACAGAAATATTATACCTGAAACCAGCAAAAACAGACGGGAACCTGAAAAACGTAAAAGGTATGTTGATTGGGAAAACAAAGAAGAGGTAG